From one Henriciella marina DSM 19595 genomic stretch:
- a CDS encoding choline dehydrogenase, translating to MPDSGRFDYIIVGAGSAGCVLANRLSADPDVRVCLIEAGGKDKSLMIRMPAGVGGLIKDAGPYNWGFYTDPQKHMNDRKLWWPRGKGWGGSSSINGMIYIRGHARDYDQWRQSGLRGWGYADVLPYFRRSEGYRGKADMHHGSDGPLVVEDSPLDSIAYDSFIKSGQEAGYPYTPDFNGADQEGVGPYQRTINDGERWSTARAFLHPVLKDRPNLTVMSTALVSKVRFEGKRAIGIETVAAKGAEPEFVRAEREVLICAGAVQSPQILKLSGVGPAAELREHGIDVVADIAQVGENLQDHLDVTVIHKMTQKISAYSRQAGLKKIAVGLNYLLRKQGAGRDNFLQAGGFLKSREGLDRPDLQLHYVNAIMMEHARQQVKADGFTIHACQLRPESRGNVTLASADPFDHPRIDPNYLATEEDRRAMREGVKICRDIAGQNAFNAIRGDEIMPGQSVKTDAEIDAFIRETGETIYHPVGTVRMGADEAAPLDPELRVRGVEGLRVIDASVMPTLIGGNTNAPTIMVAEKASDMIRGVPAPTPAEIAEPA from the coding sequence ATGCCGGATTCTGGAAGATTTGATTACATTATTGTCGGAGCCGGCAGCGCTGGGTGTGTGCTCGCCAACCGGCTGAGCGCCGATCCCGATGTCCGCGTTTGCCTGATCGAGGCAGGCGGCAAGGACAAGAGCCTGATGATCCGCATGCCTGCAGGTGTCGGCGGCCTTATCAAGGATGCAGGCCCGTACAATTGGGGTTTCTATACGGATCCGCAGAAACATATGAATGACCGCAAGCTCTGGTGGCCGCGCGGCAAGGGCTGGGGCGGCTCATCTTCCATCAATGGCATGATCTACATTCGCGGGCACGCGCGCGATTATGACCAATGGCGACAGTCGGGCCTCCGCGGATGGGGTTATGCCGATGTCCTGCCCTATTTCCGCCGGTCGGAAGGCTATCGCGGCAAAGCCGACATGCATCATGGCAGCGATGGCCCGCTCGTTGTGGAAGACAGCCCGCTGGATTCCATCGCCTATGACAGCTTCATCAAGTCCGGCCAGGAAGCCGGCTATCCCTACACGCCTGATTTCAATGGCGCAGACCAGGAAGGCGTTGGCCCCTATCAGCGCACCATCAACGATGGCGAACGCTGGAGCACGGCGCGGGCCTTCCTTCATCCAGTCCTGAAAGACCGGCCGAATCTGACCGTCATGTCGACAGCCCTCGTCTCGAAGGTCCGGTTTGAAGGCAAACGCGCGATCGGCATTGAGACCGTTGCAGCAAAGGGCGCCGAACCCGAATTCGTGCGCGCAGAGCGTGAAGTCCTGATCTGCGCAGGCGCGGTTCAGTCACCCCAGATCCTCAAACTGTCCGGTGTCGGCCCCGCCGCAGAGCTGCGCGAACACGGCATCGATGTCGTCGCAGATATCGCGCAGGTCGGCGAAAACCTGCAGGACCACCTCGATGTCACGGTCATTCACAAGATGACCCAGAAAATCTCGGCCTATTCGCGTCAGGCAGGGCTGAAGAAAATTGCTGTCGGCCTCAACTACCTCCTGCGCAAACAGGGCGCAGGCCGCGACAATTTCCTGCAGGCAGGCGGCTTCCTGAAATCGCGCGAAGGCCTCGACCGGCCGGACCTCCAGCTTCACTACGTCAACGCAATCATGATGGAACATGCACGCCAGCAGGTAAAAGCCGACGGTTTTACCATCCATGCCTGCCAGCTGCGTCCAGAGAGCCGCGGCAACGTCACCCTCGCCAGTGCAGACCCGTTCGATCATCCGCGCATCGATCCGAATTATCTGGCAACCGAAGAAGACCGCCGCGCCATGCGCGAAGGGGTGAAGATCTGCCGCGACATTGCTGGCCAGAATGCTTTCAATGCCATTCGCGGCGACGAGATCATGCCGGGTCAGAGCGTCAAGACAGACGCCGAGATCGACGCCTTCATCCGCGAGACCGGTGAAACGATCTACCACCCGGTTGGCACGGTACGCATGGGGGCAGACGAGGCGGCCCCGCTGGACCCTGAGCTTCGCGTACGCGGTGTTGAAGGTCTGCGTGTCATTGATGCGTCGGTCATGCCAACGCTGATCGGCGGCAATACCAATGCGCCGACCATCATGGTCGCAGAGAAAGCTTCGGACATGATCCGGGGTGTTCCAGCGCCAACCCCGGCAGAGATCGCAGAGCCAGCCTAG
- a CDS encoding efflux RND transporter permease subunit: MRTLFYRLPRLSILAILIILAGAIGSLLTLGRQEDPTLVERFGYVLTTLPGADAERIEATITDPIETAIRELPEVDEVQSVSRQNVSQISLSMDEGLSEAEVDDAWTLVRAKVDGARANLPSGTSFPQIERQYVGASTMLVGLVWSGEGEPELAVMSRLSRNLADRFQNLSGTEETEVYGLPREEVRVVVDSDALAAAGLSMNDAARLIGLSDAKAPAGQVRGDRADVGIEIGGAFDGIARIRSVPLLQRADGSALRVGDIAEVRKGIEDPARVMNFTNGRRSVVVSAFIQPNQRVDQWAERARAVVAEFDAASPAAIDVQLLFDQSEYTGARLNGLAQNLAFSSVIVFLALFLVMGWRAAFVVGAALPLTIALVLILFNVFGYPLHQMSVTGLVISLGLLIDNAIVVYDEYDQERGRGHSVVEAIDIALKKLFGPLFASTLTTALAFAPIALMPGAAGEFIGMLGVSVIFSVIASFALSMTIIPFLAGRFDRVRKVGERKNWLRDGISIDAVTDGYRWTVGAVLKFPPLGLAIGLVPALIGFALGGSLPVQFFPQTERDQFQVEISLPATATIGEAERAALRATQLLNDYDSVELVNFTLGESAPRVYYNAFNNTQGVPGFASGWVQLTDNQSTRRMVRQIQDELRLEFPGAQFLALPFEQGPPVPAPIEFNIRGDSLETLNRLGNETRRILSATPGITYTQASLQLGAPIVTIRADEAATAMSGERLAGLASDVRAELEGVPAGSILEGIEEIPVRVIANADRRSQLSDLRAMTIGAGLDGAGTPLATLGDITLDPQTAVITRLDGRRVNQIFGFTEPFSLPPPIQAQFAASLEASGFEPPPGYDILLGGEAETRTEAMTNLMSLAVPLIIIMAGAVSLVFNSFRLSMLILLTGFLSVGLAFGGVWMFNLPLGFNAIVGSLGLLGISINSSIVVLSLLQGNAAARADDVLAQREVVVDATRHIVATTLTTMGGFVPIILAGDVFWLPLATAIAGGVAGSALLALYFTPAAYRLMTMKPGRRLVARLRGRRYEPLPHSS; this comes from the coding sequence ATGCGCACGCTTTTCTATCGGCTCCCCCGGCTCAGCATTCTTGCCATTCTGATAATTCTGGCCGGTGCAATCGGCTCCCTGCTGACACTCGGACGCCAGGAAGACCCGACGCTGGTCGAGCGCTTTGGCTATGTGCTGACGACTTTGCCCGGCGCGGACGCCGAGCGGATCGAGGCCACGATTACCGATCCTATCGAGACGGCGATACGGGAATTGCCTGAAGTCGATGAAGTCCAGTCTGTCTCCCGCCAGAATGTGTCGCAGATTTCCCTCTCCATGGATGAGGGGCTGAGCGAAGCCGAAGTGGATGATGCCTGGACGCTGGTGCGGGCAAAGGTCGATGGCGCGCGTGCTAATCTGCCGTCCGGTACAAGTTTCCCGCAGATCGAGCGCCAGTATGTCGGCGCGTCGACCATGCTTGTCGGGCTTGTCTGGTCTGGAGAAGGAGAGCCGGAGCTGGCGGTCATGTCGCGGCTGTCGCGAAACCTGGCAGACCGCTTTCAGAACCTCTCCGGTACTGAGGAGACCGAAGTCTACGGCCTGCCGCGCGAGGAAGTGCGCGTGGTCGTCGATTCAGATGCACTGGCCGCGGCCGGTCTCAGCATGAATGACGCCGCCCGGCTGATCGGTTTGTCAGATGCCAAGGCCCCGGCCGGGCAGGTGCGCGGAGACCGGGCCGATGTGGGCATCGAGATTGGCGGCGCGTTTGACGGCATAGCGCGAATTCGCTCGGTTCCTCTGCTCCAGCGCGCCGATGGCAGTGCGTTACGCGTGGGGGATATCGCCGAGGTCCGCAAAGGCATCGAAGATCCGGCCAGGGTGATGAATTTCACCAATGGCCGCCGGTCCGTCGTCGTCAGTGCGTTCATCCAGCCCAATCAGCGCGTCGATCAATGGGCCGAACGCGCGCGGGCCGTGGTTGCCGAGTTCGATGCTGCCTCGCCAGCAGCGATTGATGTCCAGCTTCTCTTTGATCAAAGCGAATATACCGGGGCGCGCCTGAACGGGCTGGCGCAGAACCTTGCTTTCTCCTCCGTCATTGTCTTTCTCGCGCTCTTCCTCGTCATGGGCTGGCGCGCGGCATTTGTGGTTGGCGCGGCCCTGCCACTGACCATCGCGCTGGTCCTCATCCTGTTCAACGTCTTCGGTTATCCGTTGCACCAGATGTCGGTGACCGGACTTGTCATCTCGCTTGGCCTGCTGATCGACAATGCGATTGTGGTCTATGACGAGTACGATCAGGAGCGTGGGCGAGGCCACAGTGTTGTCGAGGCGATCGACATTGCGCTTAAAAAGCTGTTCGGGCCTCTCTTTGCCTCCACCCTGACGACGGCGCTGGCCTTTGCGCCGATTGCCCTCATGCCCGGCGCGGCGGGAGAGTTCATTGGCATGCTTGGTGTGTCGGTGATCTTCTCAGTGATCGCGTCCTTTGCACTTTCAATGACGATTATTCCGTTTCTTGCGGGCCGTTTCGACCGTGTCCGCAAGGTTGGTGAGCGCAAGAACTGGCTGCGCGATGGCATTTCGATAGATGCCGTGACGGACGGATATCGCTGGACGGTTGGCGCGGTGCTGAAATTCCCGCCGCTCGGCCTCGCCATCGGGCTGGTTCCCGCCCTGATCGGCTTTGCCCTTGGCGGTAGCCTGCCGGTTCAATTCTTTCCCCAGACCGAGCGCGACCAGTTTCAGGTGGAGATCAGCCTGCCAGCCACGGCGACCATCGGCGAGGCAGAGCGCGCCGCCCTGCGCGCGACGCAGCTGCTGAATGATTACGACAGTGTCGAGCTGGTCAACTTCACGCTCGGGGAATCGGCGCCGCGCGTCTACTATAATGCGTTCAACAACACGCAGGGCGTTCCGGGCTTTGCGTCCGGCTGGGTTCAGCTGACCGACAACCAGTCGACGCGCCGGATGGTGCGGCAGATACAGGATGAGCTGCGCCTTGAGTTTCCGGGGGCGCAATTCCTTGCATTGCCGTTCGAGCAAGGCCCGCCTGTGCCAGCGCCCATCGAGTTCAATATTCGCGGCGACAGCCTCGAAACGCTGAACCGTCTTGGCAATGAGACGCGCCGCATTCTGTCGGCGACGCCGGGCATCACCTATACGCAGGCCAGCCTGCAGCTGGGTGCACCTATCGTTACAATTCGCGCCGACGAGGCTGCCACCGCCATGTCTGGCGAAAGACTTGCCGGCCTTGCAAGTGATGTTCGCGCAGAGCTGGAGGGCGTGCCCGCCGGGTCGATCCTCGAGGGGATCGAGGAAATCCCTGTGCGTGTGATCGCAAATGCAGACCGCCGCTCGCAGCTGTCTGATCTTCGGGCGATGACAATTGGGGCTGGGCTAGATGGCGCCGGGACCCCGCTTGCCACGCTGGGCGACATCACGCTCGATCCCCAGACGGCGGTCATCACAAGACTGGATGGGCGGCGGGTGAACCAGATTTTTGGCTTCACCGAACCTTTCTCATTGCCGCCGCCAATCCAGGCACAATTTGCGGCCTCGCTGGAAGCGTCCGGCTTCGAGCCACCGCCGGGCTATGACATCCTGCTCGGCGGCGAGGCAGAGACCCGAACCGAGGCGATGACGAATTTGATGTCACTGGCGGTGCCGCTTATCATCATCATGGCGGGCGCCGTGAGCCTGGTCTTCAACTCATTCCGGCTGTCGATGCTCATCCTGCTGACGGGATTCCTCTCGGTGGGCCTCGCCTTTGGCGGCGTCTGGATGTTCAACCTGCCGCTTGGCTTTAATGCGATTGTCGGGTCGCTTGGCCTGCTTGGTATCTCGATCAACAGTTCGATCGTGGTCCTGTCGCTGCTGCAGGGGAATGCGGCGGCGCGCGCAGATGATGTGCTGGCACAGCGGGAAGTGGTGGTCGATGCCACCCGCCACATCGTGGCAACCACACTGACGACGATGGGCGGCTTCGTGCCAATCATTCTGGCCGGCGACGTCTTCTGGCTGCCGCTCGCGACGGCGATTGCGGGCGGTGTTGCCGGATCGGCCCTTCTGGCGCTCTACTTCACGCCTGCGGCCTACAGGCTGATGACGATGAAGCCGGGGCGGCGCCTCGTCGCCCGGTTGAGAGGACGGCGATACGAGCCTCTGCCGCATTCCTCATAA
- a CDS encoding TetR/AcrR family transcriptional regulator, which yields MQDSEITPAERRRLRVRGAILEAAERVFAEEGEAGLSIRRIADEIDYSPAAIYKYFDSKDDLVEVLKESFFGRLLAIVHEMADRNEPFANRARRCTAGYVRVAIEKPHHYVAAFSGVASENEASAHHDQAFDQTNKGQAFGVLTDMMREGIDTGHFRADLDSVDAAKSVWASIHGLAMMIAHLPGFPATASMPAGMDQSSFIDFHADLVVRSLEAGAGGTT from the coding sequence ATGCAGGACAGCGAAATCACTCCGGCCGAGCGACGCCGTCTGCGTGTGCGCGGTGCGATCCTCGAGGCTGCCGAGCGTGTCTTTGCCGAGGAAGGGGAGGCAGGCCTCTCCATTCGTCGCATCGCCGATGAAATCGATTACTCCCCAGCCGCAATCTACAAGTATTTCGACTCCAAGGACGACCTCGTCGAGGTGCTGAAGGAGTCCTTTTTCGGCAGGCTTCTCGCCATCGTGCATGAGATGGCCGACAGGAATGAGCCTTTCGCCAATCGCGCCAGACGGTGCACGGCAGGCTATGTGCGCGTCGCGATCGAGAAGCCGCATCATTATGTCGCCGCCTTTTCCGGGGTTGCCAGTGAAAATGAAGCCAGCGCGCACCACGATCAGGCATTCGATCAGACAAATAAGGGCCAGGCTTTCGGCGTCCTCACAGACATGATGCGTGAGGGGATCGACACCGGTCATTTCAGGGCTGATCTCGATTCCGTCGACGCCGCAAAATCCGTCTGGGCCTCGATCCACGGCCTTGCCATGATGATCGCCCATCTTCCCGGCTTTCCGGCGACCGCGTCCATGCCAGCGGGAATGGACCAGAGCAGTTTCATCGATTTTCACGCAGACCTTGTCGTTCGCAGCCTCGAAGCGGGCGCAGGAGGAACAACATGA
- a CDS encoding efflux RND transporter periplasmic adaptor subunit, with amino-acid sequence MTGYDQDRTARPSFLKGLLFIAVIAIGVALLSVFVLSQRSSEGPLVISENPTPLSVDVVVANMQSSLALDEKFTGIVQPRRSSELGFSDGGRIAALNVDVGDRVTDGQILAVLDTRAVRSQLVSAEAQVNEAKASHALAMNTVERQQTLLERGHVSQQRVDEALAQAATADARIEAARARADTLRVQIDLASIRAPYPGMITARNFDEGAIAPQGAPIFQLVETGALEARIGLPAPLAAALEPGDIYTLSTDIGPVDARLRSVTGVIDAGQRSVTTVFDIIDAASISVGAVVRLSVSRDVQENGLWLPVSALAEGQRGLWSLYIASPENDGWVARPGLVEVVQTDGDRVFVRGAIEDGDRIIVDGLQRVAPGQLISPRLVPLASGLATEG; translated from the coding sequence ATGACCGGATACGACCAAGATCGCACCGCACGACCAAGCTTCCTGAAAGGGCTCCTTTTTATCGCGGTCATTGCCATTGGCGTGGCACTGCTTTCGGTATTCGTGCTCAGCCAGCGTTCGAGTGAAGGGCCGCTGGTCATCAGCGAAAACCCCACACCGCTGAGTGTGGATGTCGTCGTTGCGAACATGCAGTCTTCGCTGGCCCTGGACGAGAAATTTACAGGCATCGTCCAGCCGCGCCGGTCAAGTGAGCTTGGATTCTCCGATGGCGGACGCATCGCTGCGCTGAACGTCGATGTCGGCGACCGGGTCACGGACGGCCAGATACTGGCCGTTCTGGATACCCGCGCGGTCCGCTCGCAGCTTGTCTCAGCTGAAGCGCAGGTCAATGAAGCCAAAGCCTCTCATGCACTGGCGATGAATACGGTCGAGCGCCAGCAGACCCTGCTCGAGCGGGGCCATGTTTCGCAGCAACGGGTCGATGAAGCGCTTGCGCAGGCGGCGACGGCAGATGCGCGGATCGAGGCGGCGCGGGCGCGGGCCGATACGCTGCGTGTGCAGATCGATCTTGCCAGTATCAGAGCGCCGTATCCCGGCATGATCACAGCCCGCAATTTCGATGAGGGCGCGATTGCGCCGCAAGGGGCGCCGATCTTCCAGCTCGTCGAGACGGGCGCGCTGGAGGCCCGTATCGGCCTGCCGGCGCCGCTCGCTGCCGCGCTCGAGCCCGGTGATATTTACACGCTGAGCACGGATATCGGTCCCGTTGATGCGCGGCTTCGATCGGTCACCGGTGTGATCGATGCTGGCCAGCGCAGTGTGACAACCGTTTTTGATATTATTGACGCTGCCAGCATTTCGGTGGGGGCTGTGGTCCGGCTGTCGGTTTCCCGTGACGTTCAGGAGAACGGGCTCTGGCTTCCGGTTTCGGCGCTGGCAGAGGGGCAGCGCGGTCTCTGGTCGCTTTATATTGCGAGCCCTGAAAATGATGGCTGGGTCGCCCGGCCGGGCCTGGTCGAGGTTGTGCAGACTGATGGCGACCGCGTTTTTGTGCGCGGGGCAATCGAAGACGGAGACCGAATTATCGTTGACGGGCTTCAACGTGTTGCCCCGGGCCAATTGATCTCGCCGCGGTTAGTGCCTCTGGCATCTGGCCTGGCGACTGAGGGATAG
- a CDS encoding DUF4339 domain-containing protein codes for MSSDTALDLSEIDPPEWRVLVNDNVYGPYTLGQMQGFIRERRIGAGTQVAEGDGGAFIPAQEHQPLVQSLKASLRPSVDAEAAGEPSNYLIIAKLTGTGEMQLISAINRLGKFAEIMPGVWALRSTVKQAKLRDRLKQTVTSSDQVMIANASSGRLAWLNLGPEADVHIRRVWDANVD; via the coding sequence ATGTCTTCTGATACTGCCCTGGACCTCTCTGAGATCGACCCGCCCGAATGGCGCGTTCTGGTCAATGACAATGTCTATGGGCCTTATACACTGGGCCAGATGCAGGGCTTTATCCGTGAGCGGCGGATTGGCGCTGGGACGCAGGTGGCCGAGGGTGATGGCGGAGCGTTTATTCCGGCGCAGGAACACCAGCCACTGGTGCAGAGCCTCAAAGCGAGCCTGCGCCCCTCCGTCGATGCAGAGGCGGCCGGCGAGCCGTCGAACTATCTCATCATCGCAAAGCTGACGGGGACGGGCGAAATGCAGCTCATCAGCGCCATCAACCGGCTCGGCAAGTTCGCCGAGATCATGCCGGGCGTCTGGGCGCTGCGGTCAACTGTGAAACAGGCCAAGTTGCGCGATCGCCTGAAGCAGACGGTCACCTCATCGGACCAGGTCATGATCGCAAACGCCTCGTCAGGCCGGCTGGCCTGGCTCAATCTTGGACCCGAAGCCGATGTTCATATCCGCCGCGTCTGGGACGCCAACGTCGACTAG
- a CDS encoding class I adenylate-forming enzyme family protein has product MSPNYVDLINRGGRGAPEREAIVFQDKSLSFAEVHRATNQLANTFAARGLAHGDRLGLLVNNGLYSVPLDFACAKAGINRVPLNARLSVPEHARMLEDTGCTRLVYGPDLAGAAEAIEKAVPGLVCLPLGHEGEGLLGEAAGASDEEPNVKVAADDVVLTLFTSGTTGTLKAAQHTQASYAAICRNVLLNLIDPVPGDTMLHAASLIHASGVFVLPFWLRGARTVIMSQFEPSAYLKAIHEHDVTAINLVPTMLQMLLGHPDFGAVAGSRLKQVIYGASPMPRPVIEQAMTAWGRERFWQYYGQTECPLAVAVLRPEDHEGEALGACGRPALDVEIRLVDEAGEDVAPGEPGEIAVRAPSMLAGYHNAPDLNAQMMMGDGWMRTRDLGQFDETGLLYLRDRTSDMIITGGYNVYPREIEDILMAHPSVAECAVVGVQDEKWVEAVTAVVALKPGETADGDTLTAFVGERVASYKRPRRVVFVDAIPKTAVGKLNRKAVRDQLNASD; this is encoded by the coding sequence ATGTCGCCCAATTATGTGGACCTTATCAATCGCGGCGGCCGCGGCGCGCCGGAGCGTGAAGCGATTGTGTTTCAGGACAAGTCGCTGAGCTTTGCCGAGGTGCACCGGGCGACGAACCAGCTGGCCAATACATTTGCCGCGAGGGGGCTGGCGCACGGTGACCGGCTGGGCCTGCTTGTCAATAATGGTCTCTACAGCGTGCCACTCGATTTCGCCTGCGCGAAGGCAGGCATCAACCGCGTGCCACTGAATGCGCGCCTGTCGGTACCCGAGCATGCGAGGATGCTGGAGGATACAGGTTGCACGCGGCTGGTTTACGGGCCGGATCTGGCGGGCGCGGCTGAGGCAATTGAGAAAGCGGTGCCCGGCCTCGTCTGCCTGCCCCTTGGCCATGAAGGGGAAGGACTGCTCGGCGAAGCGGCGGGCGCGAGCGATGAAGAGCCCAATGTGAAAGTGGCGGCGGATGATGTGGTCCTGACGCTTTTCACCTCTGGCACGACCGGCACGCTGAAAGCCGCCCAGCACACGCAGGCTTCCTATGCTGCGATCTGCAGGAATGTCCTTCTGAACCTCATCGACCCGGTGCCTGGCGACACGATGCTGCATGCCGCCTCGCTGATCCATGCAAGCGGGGTCTTTGTCCTGCCGTTCTGGCTGCGCGGTGCTCGCACGGTCATCATGAGCCAGTTCGAACCATCTGCTTATCTGAAGGCCATTCACGAGCATGACGTCACCGCCATCAACCTCGTCCCGACCATGCTGCAGATGCTTCTGGGGCATCCCGATTTTGGCGCGGTTGCCGGATCGCGGCTGAAGCAGGTGATATATGGGGCCTCGCCCATGCCGCGGCCTGTGATCGAGCAAGCCATGACGGCGTGGGGGCGCGAGCGTTTCTGGCAGTATTATGGACAGACCGAGTGTCCGCTGGCGGTGGCCGTCCTGCGGCCTGAGGATCATGAAGGCGAGGCGCTCGGCGCGTGCGGGCGGCCTGCGCTGGACGTCGAGATCAGGCTTGTCGATGAGGCAGGCGAAGATGTGGCACCCGGCGAACCGGGTGAGATCGCGGTGCGCGCGCCTTCCATGTTGGCGGGCTATCACAATGCGCCGGACCTCAATGCGCAGATGATGATGGGTGACGGGTGGATGCGCACCCGCGATCTTGGCCAGTTCGATGAGACTGGGTTGCTCTATCTGCGCGACCGGACCTCGGACATGATCATCACCGGGGGATACAATGTCTATCCGCGCGAGATCGAGGATATCCTGATGGCGCATCCGTCCGTGGCCGAATGTGCAGTCGTCGGCGTGCAGGATGAAAAGTGGGTAGAAGCGGTGACTGCTGTCGTCGCCCTCAAACCCGGCGAAACTGCCGATGGCGACACGCTGACGGCGTTCGTGGGCGAGCGGGTCGCCTCGTATAAGCGCCCCCGGCGCGTCGTTTTCGTCGACGCTATCCCCAAGACCGCGGTCGGCAAGTTGAACCGCAAGGCTGTGCGCGACCAGCTGAATGCGTCGGACTAG
- a CDS encoding nitroreductase family protein: MTKLFPDAPPVGTAMKATQESEEARRFLALRRSANKAFLGEPGPNPQTLNDILTAATRVPDHRRLSPWRFIVLEGEARTAFAEKAARVQREENEFASDGDLDATRALPMRAPTVVVLVSSPKDDNRTPVWEQELSVGALGHNLLLSANAAGFAGCWLTEWISFSDGINRVLGLEKGERIAGYFYLGTATADPQERARPDANALISRWTG; the protein is encoded by the coding sequence ATGACAAAACTCTTCCCGGACGCCCCACCCGTTGGCACCGCCATGAAAGCCACCCAGGAAAGCGAAGAGGCGCGCCGCTTCCTTGCCCTTCGCCGGTCGGCGAACAAGGCGTTCCTCGGTGAGCCGGGCCCCAATCCTCAAACGCTGAATGATATTCTTACGGCCGCGACACGCGTTCCGGATCACCGGAGGCTGTCGCCTTGGCGCTTCATCGTTCTGGAGGGCGAGGCCCGCACCGCTTTCGCCGAGAAAGCCGCTCGCGTACAAAGGGAAGAAAACGAATTTGCCAGTGACGGCGATCTCGACGCGACCAGGGCCCTGCCAATGCGCGCGCCTACGGTTGTGGTGCTTGTCTCAAGCCCAAAGGACGACAACCGGACCCCCGTCTGGGAGCAAGAGCTTTCCGTCGGTGCGCTGGGCCACAATCTGCTGCTGAGCGCGAATGCCGCCGGGTTCGCAGGCTGCTGGCTCACCGAATGGATCAGTTTCTCCGACGGGATCAACAGGGTGCTCGGCCTCGAAAAAGGCGAGCGTATCGCAGGCTATTTCTACCTCGGGACAGCCACGGCCGATCCGCAGGAGCGCGCACGTCCTGATGCCAACGCGCTTATTTCCCGCTGGACCGGTTAA